A genome region from Candidatus Nitrosocosmicus arcticus includes the following:
- a CDS encoding GNAT family N-acetyltransferase: MNIRRARSSDKNKVLDFCMNTFAWGDYIDRVWDNWICEPSGLLFVCETHLSSLISKSDFVGIIHILKCSNNSLWIEGLRISKLYRNNGFATALLNHSINYGIENNLNECCALVSQGNFASQKMLEKLGFLKLFDCNYYNVNIEKLGFTGKKLSTSTNMLSLKLVIKTPQLADVPKILRYLSNPNTTKFMDDRYFDSWRFYKSNMNYSNLVLLIKGNELLIVLNEDNRIVGVVMIKTIVSQDSFDKKSVIQISYFSCIKRSLYSKVIYLLLEKYHNDKRFDNIQVFLPTFLDLRKFLSFESIDYSDQFYLYTKKLRNIRHRL, encoded by the coding sequence ATGAATATCCGTAGGGCTAGATCCTCTGACAAAAATAAAGTCCTGGATTTTTGCATGAATACATTTGCATGGGGGGATTATATTGATAGAGTTTGGGATAATTGGATATGTGAGCCATCGGGTCTGTTATTTGTCTGTGAAACTCATTTATCATCTTTAATTTCAAAATCAGATTTCGTAGGAATCATCCATATTCTCAAATGTTCAAATAATTCATTGTGGATTGAAGGATTAAGGATAAGTAAGTTATATAGAAACAATGGTTTTGCTACCGCCCTCTTAAATCATAGTATTAATTATGGAATCGAGAATAACCTAAATGAATGCTGTGCTTTAGTTTCTCAAGGTAATTTTGCCTCGCAAAAAATGCTAGAAAAATTAGGATTTTTGAAACTCTTCGACTGCAATTATTATAATGTAAATATAGAAAAATTAGGATTTACTGGCAAGAAATTATCCACATCTACAAATATGCTATCATTGAAATTGGTTATAAAGACACCACAGTTGGCTGACGTCCCCAAGATTCTCAGATACTTATCTAATCCTAATACTACAAAGTTTATGGATGATAGATATTTTGATTCCTGGAGATTCTATAAATCCAATATGAATTATTCAAATTTAGTTTTACTCATCAAGGGTAATGAATTATTGATTGTTTTAAATGAAGATAATAGAATAGTAGGAGTTGTAATGATAAAAACGATTGTTAGTCAAGATAGCTTTGACAAAAAATCTGTGATACAGATTAGTTACTTTAGTTGTATTAAAAGGTCGTTGTACTCGAAAGTCATTTATCTCTTGTTAGAGAAATATCATAATGATAAGCGATTTGATAATATTCAGGTTTTTTTACCGACATTTCTCGATTTGAGAAAATTTCTTAGTTTCGAATCAATTGATTACTCTGATCAGTTTTATCTATATACAAAAAAATTAAGAAATATTAGGCATAGGCTATAA
- a CDS encoding zf-TFIIB domain-containing protein, with product MVNELTCPNCSTMMRTNQRYGVDIDFCPSCKGIWLDRGEIEKIANASKKYDEDPTYSNERPTYSNERPTYSNERPGNYDDHPREIRQYRNDDYDHDHDDDHRYESGQHGYKKKRRGFFNDFFDFD from the coding sequence ATGGTTAACGAATTAACTTGTCCTAATTGTTCAACCATGATGAGAACCAATCAAAGATATGGAGTTGATATCGATTTCTGCCCGTCTTGTAAAGGTATATGGCTAGATAGAGGTGAAATAGAAAAAATCGCTAATGCTTCAAAAAAATATGATGAGGATCCTACATATTCAAATGAACGTCCTACATATTCAAATGAACGTCCTACATATTCAAATGAACGTCCTGGAAATTATGACGATCATCCAAGGGAAATAAGACAATACAGAAACGACGACTATGATCATGATCATGATGACGATCATCGTTATGAATCTGGTCAGCATGGTTACAAAAAGAAAAGACGAGGATTTTTCAACGACTTTTTTGATTTTGATTAG
- a CDS encoding SDR family NAD(P)-dependent oxidoreductase, producing the protein MKLNGKVTIITGASGGIGKSVAQKVLEEGSKVVLVSRNKNKLKKTVEELDKNDNLIYVAADVSHESEVLSVIEQTLTAFDKIDNLVNCAAIINDPTPFHLMTEDQWTNLMNVNLKGTFQPIKAVIPLMIEQKSGNIINISSLLGIRAIPKVPFSVYGVTKAGIIMLTKSIAVEYGQYNIRCNCIAPSTIRSPMMEPYLQDENAKRMLEGSFPLKRIGDPEDVANAILFLASDDSKWITGTVMTLDGGISAKL; encoded by the coding sequence ATGAAACTGAATGGAAAAGTAACTATAATTACAGGTGCATCGGGTGGGATTGGAAAATCAGTAGCACAAAAAGTTCTTGAAGAAGGTAGTAAAGTAGTTTTAGTTTCTAGAAATAAAAATAAATTAAAAAAAACAGTAGAGGAGTTGGACAAGAATGATAATTTGATATATGTAGCAGCTGATGTATCTCATGAATCTGAAGTATTAAGTGTCATTGAACAAACTTTGACTGCTTTCGATAAAATAGATAATCTCGTAAATTGTGCAGCAATAATTAATGATCCTACACCATTTCATTTGATGACTGAAGATCAATGGACAAACTTGATGAATGTTAATCTGAAAGGAACGTTTCAGCCTATCAAAGCAGTGATTCCCTTGATGATCGAACAAAAATCAGGTAATATAATCAATATATCATCATTATTGGGAATAAGAGCCATACCAAAAGTACCATTTTCAGTATATGGTGTCACAAAGGCAGGTATCATAATGTTAACCAAAAGTATAGCAGTAGAATACGGACAATACAATATAAGATGTAATTGTATAGCACCATCGACTATTCGCAGTCCTATGATGGAGCCCTATTTACAGGACGAAAACGCAAAAAGGATGTTAGAGGGATCATTTCCATTAAAAAGAATTGGCGATCCAGAGGATGTTGCTAATGCCATTTTATTTTTAGCTTCAGATGATTCAAAATGGATAACCGGAACAGTGATGACGCTAGATGGAGGAATATCAGCTAAACTATAA
- the fen gene encoding flap endonuclease-1, translated as MGLNLKPLITSNPIRISDLDGKVVAIDAFNVIYQFLATIRGPTGELLANNQGEPTSHLSGLFYRNINLLSDGVKLVYIFDGLPNRLKSGEIERRRKVKEEATEKYNVALEEGRMDDAKKFSQGTSVLTSQMIEESKYLLSLMGIPYINAKSEGEATAALLSKKDLAYSSVSQDYDSILFGAKRLIRNLTVSGKRKIPNRNVYVDIVPEIIEYSQVLKTNNLTHQQLVDVGILIGTDFNPDGFSGIGPKNALKLIQKYKKLEEIEKIKTELSTTPYNEIREIFLNPQVTDLEDLNIEFNEIEKEKIIKYLWDEKNFSNERVINHLGRLEKSIIKKSQSLDKWF; from the coding sequence ATGGGATTAAACCTAAAACCATTGATTACATCTAATCCTATTAGAATTTCTGATTTGGATGGAAAAGTGGTTGCGATAGATGCTTTCAATGTAATTTATCAATTCTTAGCGACAATTAGAGGCCCGACCGGAGAATTACTGGCAAATAACCAAGGAGAACCCACCAGTCATCTCAGTGGACTTTTTTATAGAAACATAAATTTACTTAGTGATGGGGTCAAATTGGTATATATTTTTGACGGATTACCTAACAGATTGAAATCAGGAGAAATTGAAAGAAGAAGAAAAGTCAAAGAAGAAGCAACTGAAAAGTATAACGTGGCATTAGAAGAGGGAAGAATGGATGATGCAAAAAAATTTAGTCAGGGGACTTCAGTTCTAACCTCCCAAATGATTGAAGAATCAAAATACTTGTTGTCATTGATGGGAATTCCATATATTAATGCAAAGTCAGAAGGGGAAGCAACCGCCGCACTCCTATCTAAAAAGGATCTAGCATATTCATCTGTGAGTCAAGATTATGATTCAATACTATTTGGTGCGAAAAGGTTGATAAGGAATTTGACAGTCAGTGGGAAACGAAAAATCCCAAATAGAAATGTGTATGTTGATATTGTACCAGAAATAATTGAGTACTCTCAAGTACTAAAGACTAATAATCTAACTCACCAGCAGCTTGTAGATGTTGGAATCTTGATTGGTACTGACTTCAATCCCGATGGATTTAGTGGTATCGGTCCTAAAAATGCTCTAAAATTGATACAAAAGTACAAGAAGCTTGAAGAGATAGAAAAAATAAAAACAGAACTATCAACCACTCCATACAATGAAATAAGGGAAATATTTCTGAACCCTCAGGTTACTGACCTAGAGGACTTAAATATTGAATTTAATGAGATAGAGAAGGAAAAAATTATAAAATATCTCTGGGATGAGAAAAATTTTTCCAATGAGAGAGTTATCAACCACTTGGGAAGGCTTGAAAAAAGCATTATTAAGAAAAGTCAATCTCTTGACAAATGGTTTTAA